In Drechmeria coniospora strain ARSEF 6962 chromosome 03, whole genome shotgun sequence, the DNA window GCTGACGCAGCGCCAGTGGCATGGTGGTCTCTGGCAACGTGTTTGCTCCCCGTCCTGCCATTGTTCACGTCGGACGACTGCTCGCAGAGGCCAGCGGCCGGCACGTCTCCCCGAGGCGTGTTGATCCCAGCACGCACCACCCGCACCACGCCCGGGTCCAACAGGATGACGCTTCCTGCTCACCTTTGGTTGGGTAGGGACGCGCACGTGTGCGGATCCTTGTTCGTTTGCCCATGATGCGAGGGCAATCATACCGAAAGGTCCCATAGAAGaatgtacgtgtacaccaACAGGAGGCACCATCGTCCGCAAGGCTGCCGCGCCACACTTTACCGGTACGGCACATGCACGCGAGATGCAAGGGCGAAGCAGTCGACACGAGTCGTTCCCAcggctgccggcgacgacttGAACGACTTGAATCACGGCAACTCTCTCCACCTTGGCCGCGGCGCCGTTTCTTTTCCACATGCTGTTCCAGGCCTGATCTAGCTGGCAGCTgttcggccgcggccgcggacTCTGACCGCACATTGTTCGTGTCAATCTTGGCCGTGAGCAACGCGTCGCCTCGGCAAATCTCCATGGTCGTGTTGCCTTGAGCTCGACGCTTGTCAAGACATGCCCACCGAGAGCATCGGAGGATTGGCAGGAATTCGTCTCGTACGGATCGAGCCAGCTTGACATCCCCCGAATGGAAAATCATAGGGCCCTTATTTATGGCATGGTCCGTCATGCGCGGATTCCTCCTTCGGGTCCCGTTCACGAAAGCGGCGTGACAAGACTTGTCGCACTTGGCAACGGCCTCGGGGGCCTCATCACCACTCATGAGATTCTTGAGAAGAGAAGGCTCGCCATCCCACAGGGACACACGGGATACGACGACGAACCACAGTGACCAACAATGGAAGGCGGTGACTCGCTATGGTAGGCGGTGACCCACTGTGGAAGGCGGTGACCGACGGTAGATGGCGCTAACGGCACATGGAAGGCCGTGGGCGAATGTAGAAGGCCGTGGGCTTGGACAGCAAGGGCTGCAGTAAAGTGATGATGCTCGCCTAGGGGCACTCGATGCTGGTCGTGAGACGATGGCATTTTTTACTTGCTGTAGGAGGTACGCGCCCAAGGAACCACCAGCCAAGTGTTGCCAGCTAGACGACTTTCTTCAGCAAATAATACCTACCGcacgtgtacagtaagtgcatgtacttatgtaagcaggtgtacttatGTAGGCCGATGCTAGCGAAAGGTCCGGCTAGCagacaagcactgtacttatggttggcggcgtcgggaagAATAGTCGATATTTTGTTCCCCGCGGTACacatacttgctgtacaatcagttgtacttattactgtacatgtacttgagcgtacaactacatgtacatgtccttcctacagtatactgtacttacttgtaggtgtacttgtaatgcCTTGGCTGTTGCTATGCTCACCGTACTGTCCTTTCgttgtacaagcaagtacttgtaagtactgcagaCGTGGGCgagctgtactgtagctgccAAGGAGCTGGTCCATGACGCGTCAAtgcctactccgtagtaccgGTAGGTATACTGCGCTGCGTAGTACTTGTGAGTTTGCCTGTGCAAGGTGCCCCGCGCGGAGCGTAATGTACTGCGtcgtaccccgtacatgtCGGGGATAAAGACCCCGTACAAACcgagtactaatactacgagagcccaagtacatggacgttGTCATACCACCAAGGCAGGACGAGCCACCTCGCAGCGGTCAGGCCAAGGCTGTCGGCCCAAGTACCTCTCTCCTCGAGGTACCTGCTGCTACctggcgatgccgtcgacgacttggGCGGTGGATTCGTAAGGGGGCCTGATTCCTGGGGACCTGATTCCTGGGGACGGGACCTGATTCCTGAGGCCTCACCTGATTCCTGAGGCCTCACCTGATTCCTTCCTCTCGCCACCATTCGCTTCATGACTTTTGCATCGTCCATTGGGACCTGCTTAGGCCAGGATAACTCTTCCAAAACGACACGAATACACCGTCATTGTTCCAAGCTATGAGCCTGACGACGCCTGTGACTTTGCGAGTCGGCTGGCACTTGGGGACTCCGCATACCGAGGCACCCGCACGCGTGCTCGTCTGCACACCGCCTGGTCGAGAATGGACGTCTTGGACGATGCATGCCCTCCCTGTTCGATCGGCCATCACCGTCATGCTCGCGGCGGATGCCAGCAACTCAGGTCGGCTGGACGGCTAGACGGAACTATGTCGTATGTCCGAGaatgggggggagggggcttCCCGCGTCGTCCCGTTCCTCCGCCTGCATCCTCCGCGCTATTTTCTCGCATCCTCCCGAGCCTGGGCCTAGGCTGGACCTGAGCTTGGGTCCGCCTCGCTGGCTCcggccgtcgaagccgaggcgGGTCCATGACCGGCTATACATAACGACGGCACTCTCTCTCGCGAAGAGAAGAGGGGAGGCTCACGGTCGACCGTTTTGAAGAATCCTGCCGCCTCACGAAGCATCCCGCAGGGGAGGGCAACAGGGCAAGAAATCCACTCCGCTCCACGCGAGACGCCAGACGAGACCaacggcagcctcgacgagatggcTTCCTCGTATGATTCCAAGTCGCTCTTCGACGTCaaggacctcgtcgccgtcatcaccgGCGGAGGTTCTGGCTTGGGAAAGATCATCGCCCACGCTCTGGTGGCCAACGGCGCCAAGGCCGTCTACGTGCTGGGAAGGCGGCAAGAGTCGCTCGACGCAACCAAAGAATCCTCGGCCAGGCCGCAGGCCGTCCACCCCATCGTCTGCGACGTCACCTCCAAGGACTCCCTGcagtcggccgccggccgcgtgcgggacgaggtcggctACGTCAACGTCCTCTTCGCCAACAGCGGCGTCATCACGGCCGATGTGCCCGTCAAGGACGTCGACAGCTTGACCGTCAAGAGCTTCCAGGAGAGGCTCTGGGCGCCTTCGATGGAGGAGTTTACGAGGTCGGCTCAGGTCAACGTCACCGGCGCCTTCtacaccgccgtcgcctttcTGGATCTCCTCGACGAAGGAAACAAGCGCAAGGTGGTGCCGCAGAGCTCGCAGGTCATCatcacctcgtcggccgccggcttcgcgCGCCGTCCGTTCGCCGGCTTCGCCTACGGCAcgagcaaggcggcggcgacgcaccTCGCGAAGCAGCTCGGGACCGTCCTTTCGGCCTTTAAGATCCGCGTCAACACGATTGCTCCGGGCTTCTACCCGAGCGAGATGACGGATGCGATGCCGTTCATGAAGCAGACCGACGTGAGCAAGGAGGGGAGTCTCCCGAGGTCTTTTGTGCCCATGGAGCGATCGGGTACGGCAGAAGacatggccggcgccgctctGTTTCTCGTGAGCCGCGCGGGAGCGTACATTGCCGGAAACGTGCTGCTgacggacggcggccgtctcggTGTCGTCGAAGCCTCGTACTGACGTGGCCGTCGACATTTTCGCCTGCCCTCTCTGGTCAGCTTGCAAGATTCCCGTGGCACAGCATCGAGTCCCAAGCGAGGTTTAATGCCGCCGCGTCGGTCCGGTGTCGGTCTCCGatacgccggcgacgacggtcaaAGTTCAGAGGGCAAAGATtcggcgtcaccgtcggaCGAATCGCAATCATGTACGTACATGGTGAATAAAGAGGATGCATGATGATGCAGGTATCGAACGGTGCCGACGTGCCGACCGGAAGCATGCATGCATATACCTATGCGTCGGCGCTTGACGGAGATTGCGGCAGGGTCAGGTATTTAGAGACGAATGACCTCGTGGAGTCGAGCGGCAAGCAGCACGGAGAGCCACGAGCCATGTTCGATGTGCCGCAACCTTGGCCGAATGAGATACCATCGCCGATGTTGGTGACAAGCCAAAATGGAAACCGAGTCGATGGCCCGAAATGAGGCGGAAACTGAGGCGTCGAAGAGTATTATCAAGCGACATCAACAACGGCCTCATCTTGTCATCGGCATTCAGCTACCCAAGTCCTCGACTGAATTCATGGAACCAGCGGCTAGTTCATCAAGTGCTCCTCTTAGCTGGGCTATATGCATTTTGTGTAGCGATCTATTTGTACGACGGCAAAGCAGACGGTGGGTGGGTGTCGCCTTTGGACAGCCCGACGGGCAGATCGACGGGCAGATCGACGGGCAGCTTGATGATTGATCTGAGCAAATGCCACTTCTGCCCACATTCTGCAAAAGAGTGAGCAGGCATCTACTGGCATTCTCTATTTTGTCCCATCGGAAAATTTCTTCACGGCGGGATTGCATCGAGGCTTGTGCGCTCCGCTTGATCCGGTGCGACATTTCTAACCTGACCCCTGGATTTGCTGCTTGTTCAGCACGCTTTCACCTCTAGCGGCCCAGTCCTGTCAGATAACACAGTTCGCCGTCAATACGACGGTCGAAATGCCATGCAATGCATCCTGGCGCCATGAACAAGCAGCGGACAGTTGGCCGTGACGTTCCGGGAGGGCCGTCTGCCAGTCGATCAAACACTGGCCATTTACTCCGGCTGTACATGATTGTGTGAATTTGCAGCACACAAGGCTACTCGTGTACGCTGAGCAGTACTGGTGACCACCATTCTGAATATCAAGGGGTTGTTGGTCGCCAGCAGGTCGCACTGGTGGAGTAGAACCCGAAAGCTTGGACGATGGCATCAACAAACAGCGCGTTTCACCCGTAAAGTTCCCAACAGGACAAAGGATCTTTATTCATTGAGCACTTGGAGTTTTACTGGAAAATATGGAAATTTATTCCAGCCAGGAACGAGCGCATTCATGCTGTACACCTTGTCGACGCACCAAGTTCATTGCTCCGGTCAGCAACTTTGTCCACTCTGGATGCCGAACATGGAACATGCCAGCGTACAATTCACATATCTAGAGATATATACGTTCAGAGTGTAGCACCGGTGCAGCAATGGTTCCGATAAAAAGGGTTACTGAGTATCTGGAGAGGCCTTGATGGGCCCAAGTGGCAGGACATGTCCTGGGGAGGAGGAACATGGCGATTCATCCATCATGACGACACGGCCGCTCTCTTGGCTCTGCCATCTTCACAGGATGCCCACATGAGCTCCGTGCTTCCTGGAGACACTCACTTCATGGCTTTCCACGGCCTTTCCCTTATTCCTGTCTCACATTAATGAGCTCCGCATGAGCGCCGTTGCCGTTCGGTTCCTTTTCCTCCGCTGTGCTGCGTCGAAAGTCGAGCATCATATAATGACGACGAGTCGGATGAGAATAATCTTTCAAACGAGCCATTCTCAACCCTCACTCTGTTTCCTGCAGAAAGCAGCCTCCACCCGGCGCTCAGCATGCTGCTATTCTGCattctcggcctcgtctcgaTCGCATCAACGGCAAGTTCTCTGGGCATTCTCGGCAACGTACCCTTTCACTAACACGCCAAATGCAGGTGCCGATTGAACTTGACGAGGGCAAGATAAACGTTTTGGTATCAAGGGCA includes these proteins:
- a CDS encoding short chain dehydrogenase/reductase — encoded protein: MASSYDSKSLFDVKDLVAVITGGGSGLGKIIAHALVANGAKAVYVLGRRQESLDATKESSARPQAVHPIVCDVTSKDSLQSAAGRVRDEVGYVNVLFANSGVITADVPVKDVDSLTVKSFQERLWAPSMEEFTRSAQVNVTGAFYTAVAFLDLLDEGNKRKVVPQSSQVIITSSAAGFARRPFAGFAYGTSKAAATHLAKQLGTVLSAFKIRVNTIAPGFYPSEMTDAMPFMKQTDVSKEGSLPRSFVPMERSGTAEDMAGAALFLVSRAGAYIAGNVLLTDGGRLGVVEASY